In one window of Carassius auratus strain Wakin unplaced genomic scaffold, ASM336829v1 scaf_tig00040639, whole genome shotgun sequence DNA:
- the LOC113084789 gene encoding protein FAM161A codes for MTPILRTERLQPSELQALFGEEKDYSCSLNDIVHHTEACELQSDGDNIGACDSSSLSDVDYGKPCAAPHLQGPTFSKQEYYTKLEELKREHLRNIAELEKLNLSQIKPGQRERQLLTCRSQNGDDTESGQVELNQVGSKASVDRLRNEVSHLKLKARQNSLEDQRKLSHSPQNSSLSAANPGMDRLRHNSKVTVPKPFRMMLREEDRKRRNVKTRSEMELENERLKKELDELKECSKTFRAKPAPRSTHFLCNDIITKHPKKLQLQKNLINQMDHDHHGNHPKQGSHRQTPPLPQQPFSFIERERKKREKKLEDELNNLSPKTERRLFKARPLPRSLYRPSSPTCQIYEGVNLNHRGSALPPSILEDMLQEGEEAENQYDDEFSRPQSTDISRCSSNLKKWKNKGALQVEEEMERKRNRERDRDWSYIHPLRRTSLCHSQEPMNNGKSDYISV; via the exons GCGTGTGAGCTGCAGTCTGATGGTGATAACATAGGGGCGTGCGACTCGAGTTCTCTTTCTGATGTTGACTATGGGAAGCCATGTGCAGCCCCTCATCTGCAGGGACCCACATTCTCCAAACAGGAATACTACACCAAACTAGAGGAGCTGAAGAGAGAACACCTGAGAAACATAGCCGAGCTGGAAAAACTCAACCTGAGCCAGATCAAACCGGGtcagagagaaagacagctccTTACTTGCAGGAGTCAAAATGGAGACGATACAGAGAG TGGACAGGTGGAGCTCAACCAGGTTGGGAGCAAGGCATCAGTGGACCGTCTGAGGAATGAGGTTTCTCATCTGAAATTAAAG gctCGACAGAATTCGTTAGAGGACCAAAGGAAGTTGTCACACTCTCCGCAGAACTCATCTCTTAGTGCAGCCAATCCGGGGATGGACCGCCTGAGACACAATTCCAAAGTAACCGTTCCCAAACCGTTTCGCATGATGCTTCGTGAAGAGGATCGCAAACGACGCAATGTGAAAACCCGCTCTGAGATGGAACTAGAAAATGAGAGACTGAAGAAAGAACTGGATGAGCTGAAAGAGTGTAGCAAGACGTTTCGTGCTAAGCCGGCCCCGCGCTCCACGCACTTCCTTTGCAATGACATCATCACTAAGCACCCAAAGAAGCTCCAgctacaaaaaaatctaatcaaccAAATGGACCACGATCACCATGGAAACCACCCCAAACAAGGCTCTCATCGCCAAACTCCTCCTCTTCCACAACAGCCATTTAGCTTTATTGAAAGAGAgcgaaagaaaagagagaaaaaactaGAGGATGAGCTAAACAACCTAAGTCCCAAAACAGAACGAAGGTTGTTTAAAGCCAGACCCTTGCCGAGGTCTCTATATAGGCCCAGCTCACCAACTTGCCAGATATACGAGGGAGTTAATCTGAATCACAGAGGCTCAGCACTGCCTCCTAGCATTCTGGAGGACATGCTGCAGGAGGGAGAGGAGGCCGAGAATCAGTATGATGATGAATTTTCAAGGCCACAGAGCACAGATATATCACGCTGCAGCAGCAACCTCAAGAAATGGAAGAACAAGGGTGCGCTGCAGGTggaggaggagatggagagaaagaggaacagagaaagagacagagactgGTCCTACATTCATCCTCTACGCAGGACCAGCCTCTGCCACAGCCAAGAACCCATGAATAATGGCAAGAGTGACTACATCAGTGTTTAA